The following proteins are co-located in the Nitrospirota bacterium genome:
- a CDS encoding cytochrome c biogenesis CcdA family protein codes for MSQSITNISLVAAFSAGLLSFVSPCVLPLVPSYISYITGLSIEQLTDSTVRSKFKKSIVVNALLFIAGFTTVFVSFGASASFIGQALITYQDHIRRIGGILIIIFGLYLLGILNISFLKMEHRFQFRSRPVGYVGSFLIGIAFAAGWTPCVGPVLGTILLYASTTDSLLNGVLLLTSYSMGLGLPLFLTALGVDRFLTYFKQARLYLWGVSTVSGVLLIIVGVMIYANTLTMITGFLERQGIGWYLGQ; via the coding sequence TTGTCGCAATCGATCACGAATATTTCTCTGGTGGCGGCATTTTCGGCCGGCTTGCTATCGTTTGTGTCGCCCTGCGTGCTTCCACTGGTTCCCTCGTACATTTCCTACATTACCGGGCTCTCCATCGAACAACTCACCGATTCGACGGTGCGATCGAAGTTTAAGAAGTCCATCGTCGTCAATGCCCTGTTGTTTATCGCCGGATTTACCACCGTCTTCGTGTCCTTTGGTGCCTCTGCCAGCTTTATCGGGCAGGCCCTGATTACCTACCAAGATCACATCAGACGGATCGGCGGGATCCTGATCATCATCTTCGGTCTCTACTTATTGGGGATCTTGAATATCAGTTTTCTGAAGATGGAACATCGCTTCCAATTCAGAAGTCGACCGGTCGGGTATGTGGGATCGTTTTTGATCGGTATCGCATTTGCCGCCGGTTGGACGCCTTGCGTCGGGCCGGTGCTCGGGACCATCTTGCTGTATGCCAGCACCACCGATTCGCTGTTGAACGGGGTGTTGTTGTTGACGAGTTATTCGATGGGATTGGGATTGCCGCTATTTCTGACGGCCCTGGGAGTGGATCGGTTCCTGACCTACTTCAAGCAGGCGCGCCTCTATTTGTGGGGAGTTTCGACCGTGAGTGGGGTCTTGCTGATCATCGTGGGCGTCATGATTTATGCCAATACCCTCACGATGATTACCGGATTTTTAGAACGGCAGGGGATTGGGTGGTACCTCGGGCAGTGA
- a CDS encoding geranylgeranyl reductase family protein, giving the protein MPTLPNVKVYDALVVGMGPAGATAAYQLSRAGLSVLGLDKATHPRYKVCGGGLSARIDGILDDEYKSVVEQTIYGIQFSYRGTDPFFLDSSSPIAYMVMRDRFDHLLVEKARRAGTEVHEDELVTSCRQLPDGIEVTTDRGRYAAQVLIGADGANSLVAQQLFPGRRSRRMAALESEVPIGTAPQYPGTGRALIDIGATPAGYAWIFPKQERLSIGVGDLRGGLASPKKVFDQFVQHEQGLAAWKVPHPTGHPLPVFSEYGEADRESVGLVRGRALLVGDAGHLVDPLFGEGIYYAVRSGQLAAESILNQVKDPRYSLAEYEDAVRREIYEEFLVAARVASMVYSYPRFCHHHLPRYQHIVMLYYDVLRGRETYRTFYAKAKSLIKLSLKDLLLEAVSFR; this is encoded by the coding sequence ATGCCAACGCTGCCCAACGTTAAAGTCTACGATGCCTTGGTTGTCGGTATGGGGCCGGCCGGCGCCACCGCTGCCTATCAGTTGAGTCGAGCGGGGCTGTCCGTCCTCGGGCTCGATAAGGCAACGCATCCACGATACAAGGTCTGCGGCGGCGGCTTATCGGCCAGGATAGACGGTATCTTGGACGACGAGTACAAGTCGGTCGTTGAGCAGACGATCTACGGCATACAATTTTCTTACCGCGGCACGGACCCTTTCTTTCTCGATTCCTCCAGCCCGATCGCCTACATGGTCATGCGTGATCGGTTCGACCATCTCCTTGTGGAGAAGGCGAGGCGAGCGGGCACCGAGGTGCACGAAGACGAGCTGGTGACGTCTTGTCGGCAGCTTCCTGACGGGATTGAAGTGACAACGGATCGTGGCCGATATGCGGCGCAGGTTTTGATCGGGGCGGATGGGGCGAATAGCCTGGTGGCGCAGCAGTTATTCCCGGGCCGCCGGAGCCGTCGGATGGCGGCTTTGGAGAGTGAAGTCCCGATCGGGACGGCACCCCAGTATCCAGGCACCGGACGTGCGCTGATCGATATCGGTGCGACGCCCGCAGGATATGCCTGGATTTTCCCGAAGCAGGAACGGCTTTCCATCGGCGTGGGGGATCTTCGCGGAGGGCTCGCGAGTCCGAAGAAGGTGTTCGATCAGTTCGTACAACATGAGCAGGGATTGGCGGCATGGAAGGTCCCGCATCCGACCGGTCATCCACTTCCGGTCTTCAGTGAGTATGGCGAAGCCGATCGAGAGTCAGTTGGATTAGTGCGCGGCCGCGCCTTGCTGGTGGGAGATGCCGGGCATCTGGTCGATCCCTTATTCGGCGAAGGGATCTATTATGCCGTGCGGTCTGGGCAGTTGGCCGCAGAATCGATTCTGAATCAGGTCAAGGATCCGCGATATTCGCTGGCCGAGTATGAAGATGCCGTCAGGCGGGAGATTTACGAGGAGTTCCTGGTGGCGGCTCGCGTGGCGAGCATGGTCTATTCGTATCCGCGTTTCTGCCACCACCACCTGCCACGCTATCAACATATCGTCATGCTCTATTATGACGTCCTCCGCGGGCGTGAAACCTACCGAACGTTTTATGCCAAGGCGAAGAGCCTGATCAAACTATCCCTCAAGGACTTGCTCCTCGAAGCCGTTTCGTTCCGTTGA
- the bamD gene encoding outer membrane protein assembly factor BamD, with protein MAVFCVITACSSTPKPQDTAKKALSGTDEQIFLGDTIEKNYDPNVIMKRGEAFFEKEEYTEAIVEYNHFLDLHRTHTLASYAAFRIGESQMKRAKGIDRDPDPVQKAIEAFERLRKDFQGSRYDGQALQKIQECHDLLAQMHLFVGQFYYRRGSYLAAAHRFEQIMKLYPDKSVAPDALYFLALSYHDLGADDWASEQLTLLAEKYPGNVHAGEGKSLLAKIGSGKPAPLLAKQTEPPPTAASSTAASPSESQLSLATGLLPSVPTGSFRLPSASALGLGQSFVTCRLGAWC; from the coding sequence ATGGCCGTCTTCTGCGTCATCACGGCCTGCTCCAGTACACCCAAACCCCAAGACACGGCTAAGAAAGCCCTGAGCGGGACCGACGAGCAAATCTTCCTGGGCGATACAATCGAGAAGAACTACGACCCCAACGTCATTATGAAGCGAGGCGAAGCGTTCTTCGAGAAAGAGGAATACACGGAAGCCATCGTAGAATATAACCACTTCCTCGATCTCCATCGCACCCATACCCTCGCCTCCTATGCCGCCTTCCGGATCGGAGAAAGCCAGATGAAGCGGGCCAAGGGGATCGATCGCGACCCGGACCCTGTCCAGAAAGCCATCGAAGCCTTTGAGCGGCTGCGGAAAGACTTTCAAGGCAGCCGGTACGACGGACAAGCGCTCCAGAAGATCCAGGAATGCCACGATCTCCTCGCGCAGATGCATCTCTTCGTAGGGCAATTCTATTATCGACGGGGTTCCTATCTGGCCGCCGCACATCGCTTCGAACAAATCATGAAGCTCTACCCCGACAAGTCGGTCGCACCCGACGCCTTGTATTTCTTGGCGCTCAGCTACCATGACTTGGGCGCAGACGATTGGGCCAGTGAACAACTGACCCTCTTGGCAGAAAAATACCCGGGCAATGTGCACGCAGGCGAGGGCAAGAGCTTGCTCGCGAAAATTGGCAGCGGGAAACCTGCTCCACTTTTGGCAAAACAGACCGAGCCCCCGCCAACCGCGGCTAGTTCGACGGCCGCTTCTCCATCGGAGAGCCAGCTCAGTCTCGCAACCGGACTCCTCCCCTCAGTCCCGACCGGATCCTTCCGCCTGCCTTCCGCCTCAGCCTTGGGGTTAGGTCAATCGTTTGTGACCTGCCGCCTCGGCGCTTGGTGCTAA
- a CDS encoding beta-ketoacyl-ACP synthase III: MIRTRIIGTGSYLPERVVTNREVGASLGIEPDAVSRLTGILERRWAAASQASSDLAVEAARQALEAAGLPASDVGAIVLSTTSPDSVFPSTACHVQRMLGCPAIPAFDVAASCSGFLYGLSMADAMIRSGQIKTCLVVAAEVKSRSLDPADGDTVLLFGDGAGAVVLQGEPETGQPGRGLMGIRLHADGAQHGLISIPAGGSRLPTTSDTVEAKGHTLRMQGAPLFRLAVKRLEQAILEIVKECGVDIHDLAQLVLHQANGRIISQLTKRLGVSPERVCSVIGRYGNTSSASVPIALDYAVRSGKIVPHDLVLLGSFGGGVTWAAGLVRW, translated from the coding sequence ATGATACGGACAAGGATTATTGGGACGGGCTCGTACCTCCCTGAACGGGTGGTAACGAATCGCGAGGTGGGGGCCTCGTTGGGTATTGAGCCTGACGCGGTTTCTCGCCTGACAGGGATTCTGGAACGTCGCTGGGCCGCGGCATCCCAAGCCTCTTCTGATCTTGCCGTGGAAGCCGCCAGGCAGGCGCTTGAGGCCGCAGGACTCCCGGCTTCTGACGTAGGGGCAATTGTGCTGTCGACAACCTCTCCCGACTCGGTCTTTCCCTCTACGGCGTGTCATGTTCAGCGGATGCTGGGTTGTCCCGCGATACCGGCATTCGATGTGGCGGCTTCCTGTTCAGGTTTTCTCTATGGCCTCTCGATGGCCGATGCGATGATTCGGAGCGGTCAAATCAAGACCTGTTTGGTGGTCGCCGCCGAGGTGAAGTCTCGTTCCCTGGACCCCGCTGACGGCGATACGGTGCTGTTATTCGGCGATGGAGCCGGTGCGGTGGTGCTGCAGGGCGAACCGGAGACGGGGCAGCCTGGCCGTGGGCTCATGGGGATCCGCCTCCATGCGGACGGTGCCCAGCATGGTTTGATATCGATTCCCGCAGGGGGATCGCGTCTGCCGACGACATCGGATACGGTTGAGGCGAAGGGTCATACGTTGCGGATGCAGGGTGCGCCGCTCTTTCGTTTGGCCGTCAAACGATTGGAGCAGGCCATCCTTGAGATTGTGAAGGAATGCGGTGTCGATATTCACGATCTTGCGCAGCTGGTCTTGCACCAAGCCAACGGTCGAATTATCAGCCAGCTGACGAAGCGGCTGGGGGTTTCGCCGGAACGGGTTTGTTCCGTGATCGGGCGGTATGGTAATACGTCGTCGGCGTCAGTGCCGATCGCGCTCGACTACGCCGTCCGCTCGGGAAAGATTGTGCCCCACGACCTTGTCTTGCTGGGAAGTTTTGGGGGTGGGGTAACGTGGGCGGCCGGGTTGGTGCGCTGGTAA
- a CDS encoding DUF47 family protein encodes MLFGLIPREEAFFELFKKAAHNMIEGSRLLKVMMEDFRSPIEQAKGIKDVEHVGDGITHDIAFRLNKTFITPIDREDIHDLASALDDILDVTEAIADRFVLYKVAKPTPMAVKLADILYQASVAVGSGVDRLGLAHPELKECSVRVNSLENEADRVSRDAISALFEKETDPIAVLKWKEIYESFEAGTDRCEDVANILERIALKHH; translated from the coding sequence ATGTTATTTGGATTGATCCCTCGAGAAGAAGCGTTCTTCGAGCTGTTCAAGAAGGCCGCACATAATATGATTGAGGGAAGCCGCCTTCTCAAGGTCATGATGGAAGATTTTCGGTCTCCCATCGAACAAGCCAAGGGGATTAAAGACGTTGAACATGTCGGCGATGGCATTACGCACGATATTGCGTTTCGATTGAACAAGACCTTTATTACGCCGATCGATCGGGAAGACATTCATGATCTCGCGAGCGCGCTCGACGATATCCTGGATGTGACGGAGGCCATCGCCGATCGCTTCGTGTTATACAAGGTCGCAAAGCCGACTCCGATGGCGGTCAAGTTGGCCGATATTTTGTATCAGGCTTCCGTGGCCGTGGGGAGTGGTGTGGATCGCCTGGGGCTTGCGCATCCGGAGCTGAAAGAATGCAGCGTGCGGGTGAACAGCCTGGAAAACGAGGCCGACCGAGTTTCCCGCGATGCGATATCCGCCCTCTTTGAAAAAGAAACCGATCCGATCGCGGTACTCAAGTGGAAAGAGATTTACGAGAGCTTCGAGGCGGGAACCGATCGCTGCGAAGACGTCGCGAATATTCTTGAGCGGATCGCGCTCAAACATCATTGA
- a CDS encoding inorganic phosphate transporter — MPELTGMLLLVVLLALLFDFSNGWHDSANAIATVVSTRVVSPLVAVMAAGVLNVAGAFMSTAVAKMVGSGIVNPTMVTQEMVAAALAGAILWNLFTLLLGLPTSSSHALIGGLVGAAVTHGGWAMVKWSGLRPVMEAMVLAPFFGFAIGFTLMVLISWACFRVTRSVATRLFKRLQLVSACFMAFSHGANDAQKAMGIITLALLSAGQIPSGEVPGWVIVACAVAMGLGTAVGGWQIVRTLGMGIVKLEPVHGFAAETGAAAVLLVTAHIGLPVSTTQTITTSVMGVGAIKRLSAVRWGVTTRILYAWVFTLPGAALLASLIYVLMVKLH, encoded by the coding sequence ATGCCTGAATTGACTGGAATGTTGCTTCTTGTCGTGTTGCTGGCGCTCCTGTTCGATTTTTCGAACGGGTGGCATGACAGTGCCAATGCCATTGCGACGGTCGTCTCGACGCGAGTCGTGAGTCCGCTCGTGGCAGTTATGGCCGCCGGCGTGCTCAATGTCGCCGGGGCGTTCATGTCCACGGCGGTCGCTAAGATGGTGGGGTCGGGGATTGTGAACCCGACCATGGTCACTCAAGAAATGGTGGCGGCGGCATTGGCCGGTGCAATCTTGTGGAATCTCTTCACGCTGCTGTTGGGATTGCCGACGAGTTCGTCTCACGCCTTGATCGGCGGACTGGTCGGGGCGGCGGTGACCCATGGTGGGTGGGCCATGGTGAAGTGGTCCGGGCTTCGTCCGGTGATGGAAGCCATGGTGCTGGCGCCGTTTTTTGGTTTTGCGATTGGGTTTACGTTGATGGTACTCATCAGCTGGGCCTGCTTTCGTGTGACACGAAGTGTGGCCACGCGACTATTCAAACGGCTGCAGCTCGTCTCCGCCTGCTTCATGGCGTTCAGTCACGGGGCCAATGATGCGCAGAAGGCCATGGGGATCATTACCTTGGCCTTGCTCTCTGCCGGGCAGATCCCTTCGGGCGAGGTGCCGGGTTGGGTGATCGTCGCCTGCGCGGTGGCGATGGGATTGGGGACGGCGGTGGGCGGCTGGCAGATCGTCCGTACGTTGGGAATGGGGATCGTGAAGCTGGAACCGGTGCATGGATTTGCGGCTGAGACTGGTGCGGCGGCGGTGTTGCTCGTGACCGCGCATATCGGTCTGCCGGTGAGCACTACGCAGACCATCACGACGTCGGTCATGGGGGTCGGCGCGATTAAGCGACTTTCGGCGGTGCGTTGGGGCGTCACGACGAGAATTCTCTACGCCTGGGTGTTCACGCTACCTGGCGCCGCGCTTCTCGCCTCGCTCATCTATGTTCTCATGGTCAAGCTTCACTAA
- a CDS encoding ATP-binding protein, with product MTFSIRWKVTIGTLLVLACGLLIARTLAIRSLEQEEIARSGQILETRTGLVAYGLQPFLTQSGALSSTPQLQAAVLDLGARAFARVTVVALDGLVLADSAVSDRNLSTVENHLARPEIQQAVATGRGTDLRTSHTTGERTLYLAVSIGGTNRTRSSGFLRLGLPMATFDHEVAKLHRNLALAFGIAFLIAVALSVGLARSITQPLSDIAIAARQLAHGDHNVRIRTGSRDEVGLLADTLNQMTDQLRSKIDELSEDRAQLLAMLTSMVEGVMVLDCRGHVLQVNPALERMFEVSRMDARGRHCSEVFRHPQLNTLVSTVLATRTNEEDEILLHPNGRCLHIEASVTSCDRENEACAVLVFHDITELRRLENIRKDFVANVSHELRTPLTSIKGYIEALLDGAKDDPDTSTKFLEIILKQSDRLNLILEDLLQLSKIESGQILFKREPLQVQRVIERTLAMIKPLADKKGHRLLSFVAQDLPAVLGDEDRLMQVLSNLLDNAVKYTPENGTITLAAHPVADDLERPMIVTALELSVTDTGLGIPEQDRPRVFERFYRVDKARSREMGGTGLGLAIVKHIVEGLGGRVWVEANALTGSRFVVRLPIPHIDQPV from the coding sequence ATGACATTCTCGATCCGCTGGAAAGTCACGATCGGCACGCTCTTGGTCCTCGCCTGTGGACTGCTCATCGCCAGAACCTTGGCGATTCGATCCCTTGAACAAGAAGAAATCGCGCGATCGGGCCAGATACTGGAGACGCGAACCGGCCTCGTCGCCTATGGTCTGCAACCGTTTCTGACACAATCAGGGGCGCTGTCGTCGACTCCTCAATTACAAGCAGCCGTTCTGGATCTCGGCGCACGGGCCTTCGCCCGCGTAACCGTCGTCGCGCTGGATGGCCTGGTGCTGGCCGACAGCGCCGTCTCGGACCGTAACCTCTCGACGGTGGAAAACCATCTCGCACGTCCTGAAATTCAGCAAGCTGTTGCCACAGGACGGGGAACGGATCTGCGCACGAGTCACACCACCGGTGAACGCACCCTGTACCTGGCCGTCAGCATCGGCGGCACAAACCGGACGAGATCCTCCGGCTTCTTACGGCTGGGGTTACCCATGGCCACGTTCGATCATGAGGTGGCCAAGTTACACCGGAACTTGGCCCTTGCCTTTGGCATTGCCTTCTTAATTGCCGTCGCGCTGAGTGTGGGGCTCGCGCGCAGCATCACACAACCCCTGTCCGATATTGCCATCGCCGCGCGGCAACTTGCCCATGGTGACCACAACGTTCGCATCAGGACAGGATCACGGGATGAAGTCGGCCTCCTCGCTGACACGCTCAATCAGATGACGGACCAACTGCGGAGCAAGATCGACGAGCTTTCCGAAGACCGGGCCCAACTCTTGGCCATGCTGACCTCGATGGTCGAGGGCGTCATGGTCCTGGACTGCCGAGGCCACGTCCTCCAAGTCAATCCGGCGCTAGAGCGAATGTTCGAGGTCAGTCGAATGGATGCACGGGGGCGCCATTGCTCTGAGGTCTTCCGCCATCCGCAGCTGAACACACTCGTCTCAACAGTGTTGGCGACACGCACGAATGAGGAAGATGAGATTCTGCTGCACCCGAACGGACGCTGTCTCCATATCGAGGCCTCGGTCACGTCCTGCGATCGCGAGAACGAAGCCTGCGCCGTGCTGGTTTTTCACGACATTACCGAGTTGCGCCGCCTGGAGAATATCCGGAAAGATTTCGTCGCAAACGTGTCCCACGAGCTGAGGACCCCGCTCACGTCGATCAAGGGTTATATCGAGGCCTTACTCGACGGGGCCAAAGACGACCCCGATACCAGCACGAAATTTCTCGAGATTATTCTCAAGCAAAGCGACCGGCTGAACCTGATCCTGGAAGACCTCCTCCAGCTCTCGAAGATCGAGTCGGGACAGATTCTGTTCAAGCGGGAGCCCCTGCAAGTCCAGCGGGTCATTGAACGGACATTGGCCATGATCAAGCCCTTAGCGGACAAGAAAGGGCACCGACTCCTCTCCTTCGTCGCCCAGGATCTACCAGCTGTACTCGGCGATGAAGACCGGTTGATGCAAGTCCTGTCGAACTTGCTCGATAACGCGGTCAAGTATACCCCCGAGAACGGGACCATTACCCTGGCGGCGCACCCGGTTGCTGACGATCTCGAACGGCCCATGATTGTCACTGCCCTGGAGTTGAGCGTGACCGATACCGGACTCGGCATTCCTGAACAGGATCGCCCCCGCGTCTTCGAACGATTCTATCGAGTGGACAAAGCACGCTCGCGCGAGATGGGAGGCACAGGCCTTGGCCTGGCAATCGTGAAACATATCGTCGAGGGGTTGGGAGGGCGGGTATGGGTCGAAGCTAATGCTCTGACCGGCAGCCGGTTTGTCGTCCGGCTACCGATCCCACACATCGATCAGCCGGTTTAG
- a CDS encoding response regulator transcription factor, whose translation MSNPTSKKVLIVEDEHDILQLVKLYLEKEGFRTVAAKTGTEGLQYAKQEKPDLVVLDLMLPEIDGLEVCKRLRSAPETAMIPIIMLTAKAEESDTIVGLELGADDYVTKPFSPKTLVARIKALLRRLDRKPGESPARYQYGDLVMDLARHEVTVNKTEVPLTAKEFGLLEHLLRNPGRVLTRDILLNTVWGYDYYGTTRTVDVHIRRLKQKLPSLNEAIISVKSLGYKLREQ comes from the coding sequence ATGTCCAACCCAACCAGCAAAAAAGTTCTCATCGTTGAAGACGAGCACGACATTCTCCAACTGGTCAAACTCTATTTGGAGAAAGAGGGCTTTCGAACGGTCGCGGCCAAAACCGGCACCGAAGGTCTTCAGTACGCGAAACAAGAGAAGCCAGACTTGGTCGTCCTCGACTTGATGCTGCCTGAGATCGACGGCCTCGAGGTCTGCAAACGACTGCGGTCGGCTCCGGAAACGGCCATGATCCCCATCATTATGTTGACCGCCAAAGCCGAAGAATCGGACACCATCGTAGGACTGGAACTGGGGGCCGACGACTACGTAACCAAACCCTTCAGCCCGAAGACGCTCGTCGCCCGGATCAAAGCCCTCCTCCGCCGACTCGACCGGAAACCGGGCGAGAGTCCGGCCAGGTACCAATATGGCGATCTGGTGATGGACCTTGCACGACACGAAGTCACCGTGAACAAGACAGAAGTCCCGCTCACGGCCAAAGAATTCGGCCTGCTCGAACATCTCCTGCGCAATCCCGGCAGAGTCCTGACCCGAGACATCCTGCTCAATACCGTCTGGGGCTACGATTACTACGGCACGACACGAACCGTCGACGTCCACATTCGACGGCTCAAGCAGAAACTCCCCTCGCTCAACGAGGCAATTATATCGGTCAAGTCTCTGGGCTATAAACTAAGGGAGCAGTGA
- the ispH gene encoding 4-hydroxy-3-methylbut-2-enyl diphosphate reductase: MKIYLTNPRGFCAGVDRAIDIVDLSLKKYGAPIYVRHEIVHSRHVVNSLRDKGAVFVEELGEVPEGSVVIFSAHGVAKSVWDEANRRGLHVIDATCPLVIKVHNEVNRDYTQGYDLILIGHAGHPEVIGTLGQIPDKFHLVSSVEDVKKLQVDQTHDLSYVTQTTLSVDECRDIVGALHERFPHIKGPHQEDICYATQNRQNAVKELSLLVDVILVIGSPNSSNSNRLRELGERCGIASYLIDAASDINPEWLANVKAIGITAGASAPEVLVEEVVTYLKTFGPAEVEDLTVIEEDVEFLLPKELITIESSNRSVEA, translated from the coding sequence ATGAAGATCTATCTCACGAATCCACGAGGGTTTTGCGCCGGAGTCGATCGGGCGATCGATATTGTCGATCTCTCGCTCAAGAAGTATGGGGCGCCGATCTACGTGCGGCACGAAATCGTCCATAGTAGGCATGTCGTGAACTCGCTTCGCGACAAGGGCGCCGTGTTTGTGGAGGAATTGGGAGAAGTGCCGGAAGGTTCGGTGGTGATCTTCAGTGCCCACGGGGTTGCCAAGTCGGTCTGGGATGAAGCGAACCGGCGGGGACTGCATGTGATCGATGCCACCTGTCCGTTGGTCATCAAAGTGCATAACGAGGTTAATCGCGACTATACGCAGGGGTACGATCTCATTCTGATCGGCCATGCCGGCCATCCCGAAGTGATCGGGACGCTCGGGCAGATTCCGGACAAGTTCCACCTGGTTTCGTCGGTAGAGGATGTCAAGAAGCTGCAGGTCGATCAAACGCATGATCTTTCGTACGTTACCCAAACGACGTTGAGTGTCGATGAATGTCGGGATATCGTCGGGGCGCTTCATGAACGGTTCCCGCATATCAAGGGACCTCACCAAGAAGACATCTGTTATGCGACACAGAATCGGCAGAATGCGGTGAAGGAGCTATCCTTGTTGGTGGATGTCATCCTGGTCATCGGTTCCCCCAATAGTTCGAACTCCAACCGGTTGCGAGAGCTGGGGGAGCGGTGCGGGATTGCGTCCTACCTGATCGACGCCGCCTCCGACATCAACCCTGAATGGCTTGCCAATGTGAAAGCGATCGGGATTACGGCCGGCGCCTCGGCTCCGGAGGTTCTGGTTGAAGAGGTCGTGACCTACCTCAAGACCTTTGGGCCTGCCGAGGTCGAAGACCTGACGGTGATCGAAGAGGACGTTGAGTTTCTCCTCCCTAAGGAACTGATTACCATCGAGTCTTCCAACAGATCTGTCGAGGCGTAG